In the Calditrichota bacterium genome, one interval contains:
- a CDS encoding TlpA family protein disulfide reductase, with the protein MRPVLKVISAILYLFIINALASESDFIGKPAPDFTLQKLEGNETVQLSSLKGKVVLVDFWATWCAPCKKSLPYLAKMDSKYKNLVVLALNIDDDKENAKQFLKKLNLKINALYDEDKTVVSSYDVPVMPTAYLIDQYGKIQYVHSGYNEESMKKLEFAIRGLIDRP; encoded by the coding sequence ATGAGACCTGTATTAAAAGTAATTTCAGCCATTTTGTATTTGTTCATTATAAACGCTTTGGCTTCTGAGAGTGATTTTATCGGAAAACCGGCCCCTGATTTTACACTTCAAAAGTTAGAGGGAAATGAAACGGTTCAGCTATCATCTTTAAAAGGTAAGGTTGTACTTGTAGATTTTTGGGCAACATGGTGCGCACCATGCAAAAAGTCTTTGCCGTACTTGGCAAAAATGGACAGTAAATATAAAAACCTGGTTGTGCTGGCACTGAATATTGATGATGACAAGGAAAACGCTAAACAATTTTTAAAAAAGTTAAATCTCAAAATTAATGCACTTTATGATGAAGATAAAACAGTGGTCTCCAGTTATGATGTTCCGGTAATGCCAACAGCATATTTAATAGACCAATATGGAAAAATACAATATGTCCATTCCGGGTATAACGAAGAGAGTATGAAAAAACTGGAGTTTGCAATCCGTGGTTTGATTGACCGCCCATAG
- a CDS encoding DUF4266 domain-containing protein: MLKFLKYSMLFFLLVTISCVTVKPWEKEKLADPIMEPQSQFAKQKLDDKFFTSREGSMGGSGGIGGGCGCAK; encoded by the coding sequence ATGTTGAAATTTCTAAAATACAGCATGCTATTTTTTCTTTTAGTGACAATTTCCTGTGTCACGGTTAAGCCATGGGAAAAAGAAAAACTTGCTGATCCGATTATGGAACCACAAAGCCAGTTTGCCAAACAAAAACTGGATGATAAGTTTTTTACATCCCGTGAAGGCAGCATGGGTGGAAGTGGTGGAATCGGTGGTGGTTGCGGCTGCGCAAAATAA
- a CDS encoding DUF3570 domain-containing protein, which translates to MKSIQKMLIVILYVFLVSSAYAQNNDKISYTTYYFNDSGNNSVITTSFSLAKKIISGTAVLLDIELDKVSLPPVDGATGASRPTRKKNETFEKNRGQVILGLEQSLGSASTLALNAYRSQELDYLSNAVIVTLSRDLFQNNTTVTLRAQYNDDKVGELLESGKIQNQEKTVITGALNLAQTLTKSTVLNLSYDYVKMDGFLSDPYRKVTVFDENNAFLVLNENHPDNRLRQAVTARLSQYLNPVDASIIGSYRNYFDDWKVKSHTAEIRFNKYIFEDLITGFNYRYYSQSSAEFYKERYSQVPNTIVEFRTSDYKLNQFQSNTFGLNLRLLFRGLAKGNPGWEFLEKSSFEVMYLRYANDLDFSANIVQASINFAI; encoded by the coding sequence GTGAAATCAATTCAAAAAATGCTCATAGTTATTCTTTATGTTTTTCTGGTAAGCTCAGCTTATGCGCAAAATAATGACAAGATCAGCTACACAACCTATTATTTTAATGATAGCGGGAACAACAGCGTTATAACCACATCCTTTTCTCTGGCAAAAAAAATAATCAGCGGCACAGCGGTTTTGCTTGATATTGAACTGGATAAAGTTTCTTTGCCACCGGTTGATGGTGCTACTGGTGCCAGCCGTCCTACCCGGAAAAAGAATGAAACCTTTGAGAAAAACCGTGGACAAGTAATTTTAGGATTGGAACAATCTTTGGGTTCGGCTTCTACTTTGGCCTTAAATGCTTATCGCAGCCAGGAGCTGGATTATTTATCCAATGCGGTGATTGTTACCTTGAGCCGTGATTTATTTCAAAATAATACAACGGTTACACTGCGTGCCCAATATAATGACGATAAAGTTGGTGAATTACTTGAAAGCGGAAAAATTCAAAATCAGGAAAAAACAGTTATAACAGGTGCGTTGAATCTTGCTCAAACTTTAACAAAATCTACGGTGCTAAACCTGAGTTATGATTATGTAAAAATGGACGGTTTTTTGAGCGATCCATACCGTAAGGTTACTGTGTTTGACGAGAATAATGCTTTCCTGGTTTTAAATGAAAATCACCCGGATAACCGTTTAAGGCAAGCGGTAACGGCACGCCTTAGCCAATATTTAAATCCAGTCGATGCATCTATTATCGGTAGCTATCGCAATTATTTTGACGATTGGAAAGTAAAATCACACACAGCTGAAATCCGTTTTAATAAATACATTTTTGAAGATTTGATAACAGGTTTCAATTACCGGTATTACAGCCAAAGTAGTGCGGAGTTTTATAAAGAACGTTACAGTCAGGTTCCGAATACCATAGTAGAATTTAGAACATCTGATTATAAGTTAAATCAATTTCAATCAAATACTTTTGGATTGAACCTTAGGCTGCTTTTTCGCGGCTTGGCTAAAGGAAATCCGGGTTGGGAATTTTTGGAGAAATCTTCTTTCGAAGTGATGTATCTGCGCTATGCAAATGATCTTGATTTTTCAGCAAATATAGTTCAGGCAAGTATAAATTTTGCCATTTAA
- a CDS encoding T9SS type A sorting domain-containing protein, translating into MKNEFYINLILSILILSIVSFPLFAGDLSDKHGANIAKTLTNLDIKPVDENRNLEKSTEQFWKKHTLVDKIGQTFEVISFDKNNGIKKFNREASRTFLKRDLFGLPQYTASYYYAKYDKNSVFVESTYLQVISDTRWNRLLYGSLDGALKSYNDIIGPGEIVSNSQGQIFVAEKGKSRILVFKVTGSGKEAELQLSYTIEGINEPTSLAYNDGGTPFDPNDGFLFVADASQNTITKWKVNAASAEKLKIYRGFKWPVSIGSGKWNGANTNQLYVIDSYAKKITLYEESDEELTELSQVQALTNQTFSKIEVDHFGQIYLSDAVNGELYKLTANLEILDSKKMPQNSGINDLSIPFGTVEIVGEGKYWAGFDQLFALQTWNDESGVERLKLGLALQNQTMEISEHNDLIKTEFTITDFAETGFSVFTADNKKIFESEKVWNASGKNSLTWTRSNESNGQVKQGFYKFELEIKSAYQEETLIRESSFYLPLYYHINCGDEDGTEDIALVRGQSKKLNGQFYIEGDVIVEYKISGLDAASEYKISTKFLNLEGNESHQNIQIDGIYIYESTVPNMGSATDYLSVPKETFADGEIQILVSGDENNPVLVSDIWLKESGRNFTLQDPQKVIPTDFKLEQNYPNPFNPTTSISYQLPNAGEVELSVFDMLGRKIETLVNSFQDAGIYSINFDGSNLASGLYFYQLKTGKQIETRKMLLVK; encoded by the coding sequence ATGAAAAATGAATTTTACATAAATCTGATACTGTCAATCCTGATTTTGTCAATAGTTTCATTTCCATTATTTGCAGGGGATTTATCTGATAAGCATGGAGCAAATATTGCAAAAACATTAACAAATCTGGATATAAAGCCTGTTGATGAAAATAGAAACCTGGAAAAATCAACGGAACAGTTTTGGAAAAAACACACGCTTGTAGATAAAATTGGCCAGACTTTTGAGGTTATTTCATTTGATAAAAACAATGGGATCAAAAAATTTAATCGCGAAGCATCAAGGACATTTTTAAAGCGAGATCTCTTTGGCCTGCCACAATATACGGCCAGTTATTATTATGCAAAATATGATAAAAATTCTGTCTTTGTTGAGTCCACATATTTGCAGGTAATTAGTGACACCCGCTGGAACAGGTTGTTGTACGGTTCTTTGGATGGGGCATTAAAAAGCTATAATGATATTATTGGTCCGGGAGAAATTGTCAGCAATTCTCAGGGACAGATTTTTGTAGCAGAAAAAGGCAAATCTCGCATTTTAGTTTTTAAAGTTACGGGAAGTGGTAAAGAGGCAGAATTGCAATTAAGCTACACGATTGAAGGCATCAACGAACCAACATCTTTGGCATATAATGATGGCGGGACTCCCTTTGACCCGAATGATGGTTTTTTATTTGTAGCGGATGCATCGCAAAATACGATTACAAAATGGAAAGTAAATGCCGCTTCAGCAGAAAAACTTAAAATTTACCGGGGTTTTAAATGGCCGGTTTCCATTGGCAGTGGGAAATGGAATGGCGCAAATACAAATCAATTATATGTCATAGACAGCTATGCAAAAAAAATTACTTTGTATGAAGAAAGTGATGAAGAGCTAACTGAACTCAGCCAGGTACAAGCTTTGACCAACCAAACCTTCTCAAAAATTGAAGTTGATCATTTTGGACAAATTTATTTATCGGATGCAGTGAATGGCGAGCTGTATAAGTTGACTGCCAACCTTGAAATTCTTGATTCAAAAAAGATGCCTCAAAATAGTGGTATTAATGATCTTTCGATTCCGTTTGGTACGGTTGAAATTGTCGGTGAAGGAAAATATTGGGCAGGGTTTGATCAGCTTTTTGCGCTACAAACCTGGAATGATGAAAGTGGGGTAGAGCGGTTAAAACTTGGATTAGCCTTGCAAAATCAAACCATGGAAATTTCTGAACACAACGACTTGATTAAAACAGAGTTTACTATAACAGATTTTGCAGAAACAGGTTTTTCCGTTTTTACAGCAGATAATAAAAAGATATTTGAAAGTGAAAAAGTATGGAATGCATCCGGTAAAAACTCTTTAACCTGGACACGGAGTAATGAAAGTAACGGCCAGGTAAAGCAAGGTTTTTACAAGTTTGAGCTTGAAATTAAGTCTGCTTATCAAGAAGAAACTTTAATCAGAGAATCTTCATTTTATCTTCCTCTTTACTACCATATCAATTGTGGTGATGAGGATGGGACAGAAGACATTGCACTTGTTCGCGGCCAATCGAAAAAATTAAACGGTCAGTTTTATATTGAAGGTGATGTAATTGTGGAGTATAAAATTTCCGGTCTTGATGCAGCATCAGAATATAAGATTTCCACAAAATTTTTAAACCTTGAAGGGAATGAAAGCCATCAAAATATACAAATTGATGGAATCTATATTTATGAATCAACTGTCCCGAACATGGGTAGCGCGACAGATTATTTAAGTGTCCCTAAAGAAACTTTTGCAGACGGTGAAATTCAAATTCTTGTATCAGGCGATGAGAACAACCCGGTATTGGTTTCTGATATTTGGCTTAAGGAAAGTGGTAGAAATTTTACTTTGCAGGATCCGCAGAAAGTAATCCCAACGGATTTTAAGCTGGAGCAAAATTATCCAAATCCTTTTAACCCAACAACTTCAATTAGTTACCAGCTACCAAATGCCGGTGAAGTAGAGCTTTCTGTTTTTGATATGCTTGGCCGGAAAATTGAAACATTGGTAAACAGCTTTCAGGATGCCGGGATTTATTCTATTAACTTTGATGGATCAAATCTTGCAAGCGGATTGTATTTTTACCAGCTTAAAACCGGGAAACAAATCGAAACCCGCAAAATGTTACTTGTAAAATAA
- a CDS encoding long-chain fatty acid--CoA ligase: protein MNYENIGQMIMEKIEDYSNNTALRFKKDDTWQPLTYAEFGKKINQLTCALIQAGVKRGDNVAIYSANRYEWAVSDFACIFAGAVSVPIYATSTKEQAEFIIKDAGIKFIFIGDEVQYKNIEAIKSEGTGLEAVTYDPKIEIDKSFTTNFDEFITIDNCESFDSEIKERLSKIQKDDTTTIIYTSGTTGDPKGVMLTHTNLFHQLAAVDADFDVSNKDSSLCFLPLSHVYERMWSYYVYYKGATHTYLEDPRKVIETMQEIKPTALVSVPRLYEKIYAAVMNSQEEASSIKKKLFQNAIAVGHDYYTKTRKNETVSTGLKAKHKLYDKLVLSKIRKVVGGDKNFFSAGGAPLEKEIEQFFFDCGLLICQGYGLTETSPMVSANTPLSFKFGTVGKPVPGCEVRIGENGEVQVKGPLVMKGYYNNPKATAEVMDGEWFKTGDVGEFDDEGYLRITGRIKEIIITSGGKNIAPLRIETLVGKDFFIEQIIAIGDKRNFISALVVPSFEGLESWAKKKEILYHSIEDLVNHPAVISFYEKRIELQSKLLAQYETIKKFKLLHKPFTIEEGGITPTLKLKRDQIHKKFKDLIDSMYHKHDK, encoded by the coding sequence ATGAACTATGAAAACATAGGTCAAATGATCATGGAAAAGATCGAAGATTATTCCAATAATACCGCCTTAAGGTTTAAAAAAGATGATACCTGGCAACCTTTGACTTATGCTGAATTTGGAAAAAAAATCAATCAGCTAACATGCGCACTTATACAAGCTGGGGTTAAAAGAGGCGATAATGTTGCAATTTATTCAGCCAATCGATATGAATGGGCAGTTTCGGATTTTGCATGTATTTTTGCCGGTGCTGTTTCTGTTCCGATTTATGCCACAAGCACTAAAGAGCAGGCAGAGTTCATCATTAAGGATGCCGGAATAAAATTTATTTTTATTGGCGATGAGGTGCAGTATAAAAATATTGAAGCAATAAAATCTGAAGGAACCGGTTTAGAGGCTGTCACATATGATCCTAAAATTGAAATTGATAAATCATTTACAACAAATTTTGATGAATTTATAACAATTGATAATTGCGAATCTTTTGATTCAGAAATCAAAGAACGTTTATCCAAAATTCAAAAGGATGATACCACGACAATTATATATACCTCCGGAACGACCGGTGATCCCAAAGGGGTAATGCTTACTCATACAAATTTATTTCACCAACTTGCTGCCGTTGATGCAGATTTTGATGTTTCAAACAAAGACAGCTCATTGTGTTTTCTTCCGCTTAGCCATGTGTATGAAAGGATGTGGTCCTATTATGTTTATTATAAAGGTGCCACGCACACCTATCTTGAAGATCCGAGAAAAGTAATTGAGACAATGCAGGAAATAAAACCGACTGCTTTGGTTTCCGTCCCACGGCTATATGAAAAAATTTATGCAGCAGTTATGAACAGCCAGGAAGAAGCATCTTCAATAAAAAAGAAGTTGTTTCAAAATGCCATTGCAGTAGGCCATGATTATTATACAAAAACCCGCAAGAATGAAACTGTTTCAACAGGTTTAAAAGCAAAGCATAAACTTTATGATAAACTGGTCCTTTCCAAAATCCGTAAAGTTGTGGGTGGTGATAAAAACTTTTTTTCTGCCGGCGGAGCTCCATTGGAAAAAGAAATAGAACAATTCTTTTTTGATTGCGGTTTACTTATTTGCCAGGGATATGGACTGACAGAAACATCGCCGATGGTATCAGCAAACACTCCACTCTCTTTTAAATTTGGAACCGTTGGTAAGCCTGTTCCGGGATGCGAAGTTCGGATTGGTGAAAATGGAGAAGTGCAGGTAAAAGGCCCGCTTGTTATGAAAGGTTACTATAATAATCCCAAAGCTACCGCTGAAGTTATGGATGGCGAATGGTTTAAAACCGGCGATGTTGGTGAATTTGATGATGAAGGCTATTTAAGAATTACCGGTCGTATAAAGGAAATTATAATTACATCGGGTGGGAAAAATATTGCTCCTTTACGAATTGAGACGCTTGTTGGCAAAGATTTTTTTATTGAGCAGATTATTGCCATAGGCGACAAGCGCAATTTCATCAGTGCATTGGTTGTGCCTTCTTTTGAAGGACTGGAATCCTGGGCAAAGAAAAAAGAGATTTTATATCATTCTATTGAAGATCTTGTCAATCATCCAGCGGTTATAAGTTTTTATGAGAAGCGTATTGAACTGCAATCCAAGTTATTAGCACAATATGAGACGATTAAAAAATTTAAATTATTGCATAAACCCTTTACAATTGAAGAGGGTGGCATTACACCAACGTTAAAACTCAAACGTGATCAGATTCATAAAAAGTTTAAAGACCTGATTGATTCGATGTATCATAAACATGATAAATAG
- a CDS encoding deoxynucleoside kinase, whose amino-acid sequence MPQKRKLFVAIAGNIGVGKTTLTKKLSERLEWKAYYEKVVDNPYLSDFYADMNRWSFHLQVFFLSNRFKNQREINDWPDSCIQDRSIYEDVEIFAHTLHKQGSMSDKDYENYHELFSTMVEYLRKPDIILYLRSSVDRLIKQIAKRGREYEKTIDPKYLVQLNEAYDEWIERAKDDGFHVVTIETKNHDFENNEEDFQLIYQPIKELEQQTWLKGV is encoded by the coding sequence GTGCCTCAAAAAAGAAAATTATTTGTTGCAATAGCAGGGAATATTGGTGTCGGTAAAACCACACTCACCAAAAAACTAAGTGAACGTCTGGAATGGAAAGCCTATTACGAAAAGGTTGTAGACAATCCATATCTTTCTGATTTTTATGCGGATATGAATCGCTGGAGCTTCCATCTACAAGTATTCTTTTTGTCGAACCGCTTTAAAAATCAAAGAGAAATAAATGATTGGCCGGACTCCTGCATTCAAGACCGCTCAATTTATGAGGATGTTGAAATTTTTGCCCACACTTTGCATAAACAGGGTTCAATGTCGGATAAAGATTATGAAAACTATCATGAACTGTTTTCGACAATGGTTGAATATTTACGCAAACCGGATATTATTTTATACCTGCGTTCATCTGTGGACCGACTTATAAAACAAATTGCCAAACGCGGTCGTGAGTACGAAAAAACAATTGATCCAAAATATTTGGTACAGCTTAACGAAGCCTATGATGAGTGGATTGAGCGCGCCAAAGACGATGGATTTCACGTGGTTACAATTGAAACAAAGAACCACGACTTTGAAAATAACGAAGAAGACTTTCAGCTTATTTATCAGCCTATAAAAGAATTGGAACAGCAAACATGGCTAAAAGGTGTTTGA